One genomic window of Muntiacus reevesi chromosome 4, mMunRee1.1, whole genome shotgun sequence includes the following:
- the ARPC4 gene encoding actin-related protein 2/3 complex subunit 4 translates to MTATLRPYLSAVRATLQAALCLENFSSQVVERHNKPEVEVRSSKELLLQPVTISRNEKEKVLIEGSINSVRVSIAVKQADEIEKILCHKFMRFMMMRAENFFILRRKPVEGYDISFLITNFHTEQMYKHKLVDFVIHFMEEIDKEISEMKLSVNARARIVAEEFLKNF, encoded by the exons ATG ACTGCCACTCTCCGCCCCTACCTGAGTGCCGTGCGGGCCACACTGCAGGCTGCCCTCTGCTTGGAGAATTTCTCCTCCCAGGTCGTGGAACGACACAACAAGCCGGAAGTAGAAGTCAG AAGTAGCAAAGAGCTTCTGCTACAACCCGTGACCATCAGcaggaatgaaaaggaaaaggttCTGATTGAAGGCTCCATCAACTCTGTCAGGGTCAGCATTGCTGTGAAACAG GCTGATGAAATCGAGAAGATTCTGTGTCACAAGTTCATGCGCTTCATGATGATGCGAGCAGAGAACTTCTTTATCCTCCGAAGGAAACCAGTGGAG GGGTATGACATCAGCTTTCTGATCACCAACTTCCACACAGAGCAGATGTATAAGCACAAGTTGGTGGACTTTGTGATCCACTTCATGGAGGAAATTGACAAAGAAATCAGTGAGATGAAGCTGTCTGTCAATGCCCGTGCACGCATTGTGGCTGAGGAGTTCCTCAAGAAT TTTTAA
- the TADA3 gene encoding transcriptional adapter 3 → MSELKDCPLQFHDFKSVDHLKVCPRYTAVLARSEDDGIGIEELDTLQLELETLLSSASRRLRVLEAETQILTDWQDKKGDRRFLKLGRDHELGAPPKHGKPKKQKLEGKAGHGPGPGPGRPKSKNLQPKIQEYEFTDDPIDVPRIPKNDAPNRFWASVEPYCADITSEEVRTLEELLKPPEDEAEHYKIPPLGKHYSQRWAQEDLLEEQKDGARAAAVADKKKGLMGPLTELDTKDVDALLKKSEAQHEQPEDGCPFGALTQRLLQALVEENIISPMEDSPIPDMSGKESGADGASTSPRNQNKPFSVPHTKSLESRIKEELIAQGLLESEDRPAEDSEDEVLAELRKRQAELKALSAHNRTKKHDLLRLAKEEVSRQELRQRVRMADNEVMDAFRKIMAARQKKRTPTKKEKDQAWKTLKERESILKLLDG, encoded by the exons ATGAGTGAGCTGAAGGACTGCCCCTTGCAGTTCCACGACTTCAAGTCTGTGGACCACCTGAAGGTCTGTCCCCGCTACACGGCGGTGTTGGCGCGCTCTGAGGATGACGGCATCGGCATCGAGGAGCTGGACACTCTGCAGCTGGAGCTTGAGACCCTGCTCTCCTCTGCCAGCCGGCGCCTGCGGGTGCTTGAGGCTGAAACCCAG ATCCTCACTGACTGGCAGGATAAGAAAGGTGACCGACGATTCCTGAAGCTGGGTCGAGACCATGAGCTTGGAGCTCCCCCCAaacatgggaagcccaagaagcagAAACTGGAAGGGAAGGCGGGACAtgggcctggccctggccctgggcGACCCAAATCCAAAAACCTTCAGCCCAAGATCCAGGAATATGAATTCACTGATGACCCAATTGATGTGCCACGTATCCCCAAGAATGACGCCCCCAACAG ATTCTGGGCTTCGGTGGAGCCATACTGTGCTGATATCACCAGTGAGGAAGTGCGCACGCTAGAGGAGCTACTGAAACCCCCAGAAGATGAGGCTGAACATTACAAG ATTCCGCCCCTGGGGAAGCACTACTCCCAGCGCTGGGCACAGGAGGACCTGCTGGAGGAGCAGAAGGACGGGGCCCGGGCAGCAGCCGTGGCTGACAAGAAGAAAGGCCTCATGGGGCCCCTGACCGAACTGGACACTAAAG ATGTGGATGCCCTGCTGAAGAAGTCTGAGGCCCAGCATGAGCAGCCAGAAGATGGGTGTCCCTTTGGTGCCCTGACACAGCGCCTGCTGCAGGCCTTGGTGGAG gaaAACATTATTTCCCCCATGGAGGACTCTCCTATTCCAGACATGTCTGGGAAAGAATCGGGGGCGGATGGGGCAAGCACCTCTCCCCGCAATCAGAACAAGCCTTTCAG TGTGCCTCATACTAAGTCCCTAGAGAGCCGCATCAAGGAGGAGCTGATCGCCCAGGGTCTGCTGGAATCTGAGGACCGCCCCGCAGAGGACTCGGAGGACGAGGTTCTGGCGGAGCTACGCAAGCGGCAGGCTGAGCTGAAGGCGCTCAGTGCCCACAATCGCACCAAGAAGCACGACCTGCTGAG GCTGGCGAAGGAGGAAGTGAGCCGGCAGGAGCTGAGGCAGCGGGTCCGCATGGCAGACAATGAGGTCATGGATGCCTTCCGCAAGATCATGGCTGCCCGGCAGAAGAAACGGACCCCCACCAAGAAGGAGAAAGACCAAGCTTGGAAGACTCTGAAGGAGCGTGAGAGCATCCTGAAGCTGCTGGACGGGTAG